The genomic window ATAACAAGTTTAGGGGGAGCCTTTTTGTAATTTAAACTAAAAACGATTAAGACCCGCTTCGAGGCCTATAATCAATATCATCTGCTGAAAATACTCTAATTAGCATTTTCCCATCAATAGCTCTAGCACGTATAAGTATCGGATGACTATACTTATTTTTAAAAACAAAGTCTGGTCCATACCAACTTACTGTTGCATCACGACCAGGTGGCACGTAAGGTACACTACGGCTATGCGAATAGCGCTGTACAATGTGAACACCTGCTCTATCGACCGCGTTATATAAAGTCGAGGATACTTGACAAATCCCTCCTCCTATCCCTTCAGATAGCTCGCCCTTCACTATTACTGGTGCAGGTAAATACCCCTTCTCTTTTGTACGTTTACCCACTACTTTATTAAAAGAAAACGTCTCTCCAGGAAAAACTACCGTATTATTTATCGCTTGTGTTGCAATTGTAATATTATTAGTTCGTTCCTTGTTACGACTATTAAAGAAAGTTACATATACGGATAACTGCCTTGTTTTTATATTAGACAAAAGTTCACTGTCGACTTTAGGATAAATAGGTCTAATCGGTAGTTCTATTGTAGCGGGACCTAAACCAAAAAAATAATCACTAAACAACTCTCTAAATTTTTCTTTATGTAAGGAGTGCCCAAGCTTTTCAGTTACAATATTGCCATAGTCATCAAGCTTTGCATTCTCAGGGGCTTTACGAATCTGAGCATCAAGTTTATTTGTTAATTCAGCATATGGGATTGTATTTATAACAGGTATGTCTAAGAGTGGAACACTATATTCTGATCGTGTAACATGTCCGATTTTCTCCCCTTGGAATTTCAAATGTAGTTCTTCATTAATTGGCATCGCTATGACTAACAACATAATTATTTGCAGCATATTCCTTCCCTCCTAATTTTAGTATGTATATACATGTATGAACTTATGAATATTTCGCACACTATTAGCGAAAGGAGGAATACATAATGAAAAAAAATGCACGCGGATATGTTCAAGAGTCTTGTTCAGCATTAGAAAATGCACGCGATAGTTTACAACAAGCGCTACAAACGGTGGAAAAAGGGAGCAACGCTGAACGAATAGAGCAATCGTTACAATCTGTTGAACAAGCTTTACAGCAATGTAGCCAAACATCAAATGTTCTTGAACAAGTCTAATTTTATTGGTCTATACTACTTGTCTGTCCTGATGCAAGGACAAATAAAAGAAAAAATACGAGTATGCACTAGCATACTCGTAATTTATTGTGTTTATTTTACCTTTTCTAGTTTTGTACGCTCTTCTTCCACAAGCGTACGACGTAGAATTTTACCGACTGCAGTCTTTGGCAGCTCCTTTCGGAATTCATACACACGTGGAACTTTATATGCTGCTAAATATTTTCTTGCAAAGGCATCAAGCTCTTCTTCTGTAACTTGAGCTCTTTCTTTTAATACTATATATGCCTTTACTGTTTCACCACGATATTCGTCAGGTACACCTGCCACAACGGCTTC from Bacillus sp. HMF5848 includes these protein-coding regions:
- a CDS encoding VanW family protein, which encodes MLQIIMLLVIAMPINEELHLKFQGEKIGHVTRSEYSVPLLDIPVINTIPYAELTNKLDAQIRKAPENAKLDDYGNIVTEKLGHSLHKEKFRELFSDYFFGLGPATIELPIRPIYPKVDSELLSNIKTRQLSVYVTFFNSRNKERTNNITIATQAINNTVVFPGETFSFNKVVGKRTKEKGYLPAPVIVKGELSEGIGGGICQVSSTLYNAVDRAGVHIVQRYSHSRSVPYVPPGRDATVSWYGPDFVFKNKYSHPILIRARAIDGKMLIRVFSADDIDYRPRSGS